From Clostridium sp. SY8519:
GCAGTCGGACGGTCTGCCAGAAATGCCTGCAGGATTCCCTCCGTCCGATCCAGTCCGTACTGACAGATGAACCGTTTGGTCAGCCATTCCGGCATGGAATAGCGCACGGACAGCGCACCCACCGGATCTTTTTCCGGATCCGGCCAGGTAATCTGCTGTATGTTTCTGGCGATATTGCGCATCACGCCATTCACGAATCCCTTTAACCCGCGAAAGCCTCTGCGCACAGCAAGGTTCACTGCCTCCGAACAGGCTGCATGGGCCGGCACCGCATCCATATATTTGAGCTGATAGACCCCGCTGCGCAGAATGCAGCGGATCACCGGCTTCATTTTGTTCACCGGCGTGCGTGAAAACTGATTCAGGATATAGTCCATCTCGATCATACGCTCAATAGTGCCTTCACTGGCTCTCGTCACGAATGCCCGCTCCTGTTTGGACAGATAGCGGTATTTATCTAACACGCTGTGAATCGCCGTGCTGCTGAAGACCTGGTCTCTGGTCACCAGCAGCAGGATATCAAGCACCAGTTCTCTGGTCGTGGGTGAATCTGACATATTTCTACTGTCTTCCTTTCATTAGTCATCCCGGTTGCCGGCAATCAGCAGGATCCGCAGAAGCTGCAGGATTGCGGCCGCTGCGCTGGCCACATACGTCATGGCCGCTGCCTTCAGCACCCGTCTGGTGTATACAAGTTCCTCCGAATCAAGGATCTGCTGTTCTTCAAGGATTCTGACGGCCCTGCGGGAGGCGTTGAATTCCACCGGCAGCGTCACCAGCTGAAACAAAACCACCAGGGAAAAAAGAATGATTCCCAGATTGATGATATAATGTCCCACCAGGTTGCGGCTCATCAGTATCCCGATGATAATCAGAGGCCAGGACAGGGTGGCGCCGAAGTTTACCACCGGCACCATTGCGCCCCGGATACGCAGGGGGACATAATTTCTGGCATGCTGCACCGCGTGACCGCATTCATGTGCCGCCACACCCACCGCAGCTACCGAAGTGGAGCCGTAGGTGGCATCCGAAAGGGATAGTGTCCGGTTCCTGGGATCGTAATGGTCGGTCAGATCGCCGCTGACATGCTGCACCGCCACATCATAGATCCCCTGTGACTGCAGAATCCGCTCTGCCGCCTCTGCACCGGTCATGCCGGAATTGCTGCGAAACTGTGCGTATTTGCTGTAAGTCGTCCGCACCCGCGCCGAGGCGATCATGCAGATCACTGCTCCGATAATAATCAGCAGATAAGTCGGATCCCAGAAGAATCCTGCCATTCCATATCCATACATAATGACTGTCCTCACTTTTTCACGGCGGAAACTGCCGTCTTTTCACATGCTTCCCGGTTCTGCCTGCTGCCCTCTTTTTCCGGATTCCGGATCTCTTCTTCGGTCTACTGTCCCAGAATATCTCCGACGGCAAGATGATTGCCGCGAAGGAACGCGCCGGCATCCATACGTTTTTTTCCTTCCAGCTGTACTTCCAGTACTTCCAGCCGATCCTGCCCGGTGCTGACCAGGAAGCTGTTTTTCCTCACTTCCGTAACCGTTCCCGGCGGCACCTCTTTTTCAGGTTCTCCGGAAACAACTGCTGCTTTCCAGATTTTCAGTGTCTTGCCGTGACATCTGGTGTAGGCGCTGGGCCAGGGATTCATCCCGCGGATCAGGCATTCCACCGAACGGGCCGGCGCGGAAAAATCGATGGCTCCGTCACTCTTTCGAATCAAAGAAGTGTGCGTAGCCAGGGATTCGTCCTGCGGAACCGGTGTCACGGTGCCCGCCGCGAGCGCAGTCAGCGTCTCCGCGCAAAGCCGTGCCCCTGTCTGGCTCAGTTTGTCAAATAAACTGCCTCCGGTCTCATCCGGTGCCAGAGGCACCTCCTGTTTCAGCAGGATATCGCCGGTATCCAGGCCCACATCCATCTGCATGGTGGTGACGCCGGAAACCGGATCGCCGTTAATCACTGCCCACTGAATCGGTGCTGCTCCCCGGTATTTCGGCAGCAGCGAACCGTGTACATTCACACAGCCGTATTTCGGGTACTGCAGCACCTCTTCCGGAAGGATCTGCCCGAAGGCCACTACCACGATCACGTCTGCGGGATATTGTTTCAGCGAAGCAATACTCTCCGGATCGCGGATCCGTTTCGGCTGAAAAACCGGAATCCCATGGACCAACGCCGCTTTTTTTACCGGAGGATACTGCATATGCCGTCCTCTGCCCTTTGGTTTGTCCGGCTGTGTCACTGCCAGGGTGATCTGATGGCCTTCCGCAATCAGATATTCCAGGCAGGGCACGGCAAAATCCGGTGTCCCCATAAAAATCACATTCATGTCTGTTCTCCTCAGGACTCTTCCTCATCTTCCCCCGGCGCTTCTTCATAGACTACATCATGAATCTCGCCTTCGACTTTTTCTACGTACATGTGTCCGTCCAGATGGTCGGTTTCATGCAGAATTGCCCGGGCCAGGAGACCTTCTCCCTCGATTTCATAGGATTCCATATTTTCATCAAAGGCGCGGGCTTTTACATAATTGGGCCGTGTCACCTGTCCCGCTTTGCCGGGAAGGCTCAGACACCCCTCCTCGCCGGTCTGCTCTCCGGAAGTCTCCAGGATCTCTGGATTTACCATAACAATCGGGCCTTCTCCCACATCAATGACAACGATTCGTCTGAGGACCCCTACCTGCGGCGCCGCAAGCCCCACACCATTGGCCTCATACATCGTATCCAGCATATCCTGGATCAGTTCTTTCAGACGGGGGGTCAGTTCCTTGACCTCTCTGCACTTCTTTGTCAGGACTTCATCTCCCATCAGCCGGATTGTTCTTAATGCCATATTCTACACTCCTTATCATTTTTCTGTTCCTGTAACTGTCCTGACGCTTCCGGAATCCTCTGCCTGGCGGATTTCCTGATCTCTTCCCGGACAAAGTCTGCTTCCCGGCCTCCGGACAGTTACATGTATTCTAACACAAGTCATTTCTGTCTTTTCTAAAAAGATTTTTAAATATCTGTGTAGATTTCATTACACCTACATCATATTCATCGGATTCAGATCCATCTGCAGATGGATGTCCGCCGGGACCCCCAGCGCGTTCAGCTGCTGTTCCAGCCGGTTTTTGCCCGCAATCAGGCGGGACAGATTTTCATGTTTGACATAAATC
This genomic window contains:
- a CDS encoding zinc metallopeptidase; protein product: MMYGYGMAGFFWDPTYLLIIIGAVICMIASARVRTTYSKYAQFRSNSGMTGAEAAERILQSQGIYDVAVQHVSGDLTDHYDPRNRTLSLSDATYGSTSVAAVGVAAHECGHAVQHARNYVPLRIRGAMVPVVNFGATLSWPLIIIGILMSRNLVGHYIINLGIILFSLVVLFQLVTLPVEFNASRRAVRILEEQQILDSEELVYTRRVLKAAAMTYVASAAAAILQLLRILLIAGNRDD
- the fmt gene encoding methionyl-tRNA formyltransferase, which encodes MNVIFMGTPDFAVPCLEYLIAEGHQITLAVTQPDKPKGRGRHMQYPPVKKAALVHGIPVFQPKRIRDPESIASLKQYPADVIVVVAFGQILPEEVLQYPKYGCVNVHGSLLPKYRGAAPIQWAVINGDPVSGVTTMQMDVGLDTGDILLKQEVPLAPDETGGSLFDKLSQTGARLCAETLTALAAGTVTPVPQDESLATHTSLIRKSDGAIDFSAPARSVECLIRGMNPWPSAYTRCHGKTLKIWKAAVVSGEPEKEVPPGTVTEVRKNSFLVSTGQDRLEVLEVQLEGKKRMDAGAFLRGNHLAVGDILGQ
- the def gene encoding peptide deformylase, translating into MALRTIRLMGDEVLTKKCREVKELTPRLKELIQDMLDTMYEANGVGLAAPQVGVLRRIVVIDVGEGPIVMVNPEILETSGEQTGEEGCLSLPGKAGQVTRPNYVKARAFDENMESYEIEGEGLLARAILHETDHLDGHMYVEKVEGEIHDVVYEEAPGEDEEES